One window of Desulfovibrio subterraneus genomic DNA carries:
- a CDS encoding type I restriction-modification system subunit M, translating to MNTTTDIVQQLWKLCNTLWGDGVTYHQYVNELTYLLFLKMAEETQTEHQIPEEYRWKKLVKQDGVEQLVFYKKMLIDLGTSGSKLVQDIFANATSFIQQPKNLRKLVESIDKLDWYSAREEGLGDLYEGLLEKNATESKRGAGQYFTPRRLIESMVDLMQPKPGEIIQDPAVGTGGFLINADRYIKERTDDLFTLKEHEQNFQRREAFQGIELVQDVHRLCLMNLMLHGVETPVFHGDTLGPQGASMAKADLILTNPPFGTATGGGHTRRDDFTYPTNNRQLAFLQHIYRGLKPGGRAAVVLPDNVLFEDNTGRSIRTDLMEKCNLHTILRLPTGIFYAQGVKTNVLFFQRGETDKGNTKATWFYDLRTNMPSFGKRTPLTRAHFAEFEACYGDDPNGNAQRVDQGEEGRFRCFTREDVAKRNDNLDITWLRDENADYADDLPEPEVLAAEIMEQLGIAMQEMEELKAMLEKGEAD from the coding sequence ATGAACACTACCACCGACATCGTCCAGCAACTCTGGAAGCTCTGCAACACCCTTTGGGGTGACGGCGTTACCTACCATCAGTACGTAAACGAGCTGACCTACCTCCTCTTCCTCAAAATGGCGGAGGAGACCCAAACAGAACACCAAATTCCGGAAGAATACCGCTGGAAGAAGCTCGTCAAACAGGACGGGGTTGAGCAGCTTGTCTTTTACAAGAAGATGCTCATTGACCTTGGCACCAGCGGTTCAAAGCTTGTGCAGGATATATTCGCCAACGCAACCAGCTTCATCCAGCAGCCAAAAAACCTGCGGAAGCTTGTAGAGTCCATCGACAAACTGGATTGGTACAGCGCACGAGAAGAAGGACTTGGCGACCTGTATGAAGGCCTACTGGAAAAGAACGCCACGGAATCGAAGCGCGGGGCTGGACAGTACTTCACACCCCGACGACTGATTGAATCCATGGTGGACCTGATGCAGCCGAAGCCCGGCGAAATCATCCAAGACCCGGCAGTAGGTACGGGGGGGTTCCTGATCAATGCTGACAGGTACATCAAGGAGCGCACGGACGACCTCTTCACCCTGAAAGAGCATGAGCAGAACTTCCAGCGCCGCGAAGCCTTCCAGGGTATTGAACTGGTGCAGGACGTGCATCGTCTCTGCCTGATGAACCTCATGCTGCATGGCGTGGAAACGCCCGTTTTCCACGGTGACACGCTCGGCCCGCAGGGCGCATCCATGGCGAAAGCAGACCTTATCCTCACCAACCCGCCCTTCGGCACTGCAACAGGCGGAGGCCATACCCGCCGAGATGACTTCACCTACCCCACCAACAACCGCCAGCTTGCCTTTTTGCAGCACATCTACCGAGGCCTGAAGCCCGGTGGCCGTGCGGCAGTGGTGCTGCCCGATAACGTACTGTTTGAAGACAACACAGGCCGCAGCATCCGCACCGACCTGATGGAGAAGTGCAACCTGCACACAATCCTTCGCTTGCCCACAGGCATCTTCTACGCCCAGGGGGTGAAGACCAACGTGCTCTTCTTCCAGCGAGGGGAAACCGACAAGGGCAACACCAAGGCTACATGGTTCTACGATCTGCGAACCAACATGCCCAGCTTCGGCAAGCGCACCCCGCTTACCCGCGCCCACTTTGCCGAGTTTGAAGCCTGCTACGGTGACGACCCCAACGGCAACGCCCAGCGTGTTGACCAAGGCGAAGAAGGCCGTTTCCGCTGCTTCACTCGCGAAGATGTTGCCAAGCGCAATGACAATCTGGACATCACCTGGCTCCGTGATGAAAACGCCGACTACGCCGATGACCTTCCTGAACCGGAAGTGTTGGCTGCCGAAATCATGGAGCAATTGGGGATTGCCATGCAGGAGATGGAAGAGCTGAAGGCTATGCTTGAAAAGGGTGAGGCCGACTAA